The Bacillota bacterium genome contains the following window.
TGGACATGCGCCGAGTATCCCCAGCAAGGCCTAACCATGTTCTGGTCAGGCTGCCAACCGGGATATTCGCCGCGGATGGCCCGCGGGCGGTACAAGAGTTACTCACTTTCGGCAAGGATGCTTTCGAGCGGCTGGACGCTGCCTATGGCTACGCTGGTGTCAGAGTGACTGCCAGATCGACTGATGCTATCAACCACGTAGTGAATCAGAGCGCCAATTCGGTGCCAGTGGGAGACTTTTTCGACTATAACATCGAGCGCTCCTTCGATCGGCACGTCAAGGGTGCGTTTTGGGCGAACTTCCTCGGGGAGCGGCACGTTGAGGCTCTAGGAGGGCCTGAAGCCGTGGCCAAGCACGCACCCTGTGAGCACATAGAACGCTTGCGAGGGGGAGGGATGCTCCTTGTCTTGAGCTCGAGTCCGCTGGCGGAAGACCAAATGAGAGAGAAGGTCCGATACGCACAGTTGAGTGCGTTTCTCAGGCCAATCACGGAGTGGAAAACGGTCCCCGCCCTTCCTAGTCTAGAGAAAGCTGGGTTGAGCCAGCGCAAGAACTTCAACACCTAACCAACTCTCGCTAAGCAGCTCTTGGCAAGTTCCTTGCACTCTTTCACGTCGCCGCTCGCGCCGTGCCCGTCGCCTCGCTGTTGTCAGACGCAGCGCATCGTCACATGGGGACACCGCAAAGTGGCAACGGTTCGCCTACAGAACGGCACTCACCTGCGTTCGAAGCGTTCCCGCACAGGGCGGGCCTGCAACGCTACCGTCCGGGAGACTTGTCGCCGTAGTTCGGAAGCAATCGGCCAGCTTGGGCCTGCTCGATGGCTGCAGGTGCTTCTCTCACGGTAACCGGCTGCTACACCGGGTATGGTATGGCTGCGCTCACCTCCGATCACGAGAGGCGCGCAGCCCCCAGCGAAGGGTAGGTATGTCGTACCCCATCAGCGCGCCAATCTGGGGCGGAGACTAGCCCCGCAGCCACGGTGGGACGATATGGCCAGGTCCCAATACTGTCCTCACCACTGCCCCAGTTGACGCGGCTGCTTAATCTGAGCATCATCTCGTCTTGCGCAGAGCGTACTGGGCTCACCGTTGGAGAGTCGTGTCCGGTTAGTTCGCGCGCCGGTTTCGCATCGGCTAGGTGTG
Protein-coding sequences here:
- a CDS encoding DUF3396 domain-containing protein, whose amino-acid sequence is MAPRDLRYFVGLAIYTFQDLLASGPAVVHLVESFRSLVPIPRLEVCRFGATVQLSAKLDMRRVSPARPNHVLVRLPTGIFAADGPRAVQELLTFGKDAFERLDAAYGYAGVRVTARSTDAINHVVNQSANSVPVGDFFDYNIERSFDRHVKGAFWANFLGERHVEALGGPEAVAKHAPCEHIERLRGGGMLLVLSSSPLAEDQMREKVRYAQLSAFLRPITEWKTVPALPSLEKAGLSQRKNFNT